One Brassica napus cultivar Da-Ae chromosome C4, Da-Ae, whole genome shotgun sequence genomic region harbors:
- the LOC106426318 gene encoding protein argonaute 4-like isoform X2 yields MRFLYEEEQPDGQGKRKRQHSGRGGGRGGGRGGGRRAKHCTLIPLQRYTKALNTFQRSALVEKSRQKPQERMNVLSKALKVSNYDTEPLLRSCGISISSNFTQVEGRVLLAPKLKMGRGDELFPRNGRWNFNNKQFVEPTEIDKWAVANVRQLVDDLIRIGGSKGIEIAAPFDVFEEGHQFPFYPPLIRVEKMFEEIQSKLPGAPQFLLCLIPERKNCNIYYSMLSVERTPAFTTVISKVQTIILGMDVSHGSPGQSDVPSIAAVVSSRQWPLVSKYRASVRTQPSKAEMIESLVKKNGTEDDGIIKFHFLDEIHFSPDELQELVHSLSYVYQRSITAISVVAPICYAHLAAAQLGTFMKFEDQSETSSSHGGVTAPGPVSVAQLPKLKRQRRQLHVLLCVEEASL; encoded by the exons ATGAGGTTCTTGTACGAGGAAGAACAACCGGATGGGCAGGGAAAGAGAAAGAGGCAGCATTCCGGACGTGGTGGTGGGCGCGGTGGTGGGCGCGGTGGTGGGCGGCGCGCAAAG CACTGCACCTTGATTCCCCTTCAGAGGTACACAAAGGCGCTGAACACTTTCCAGAGATCTGCCCTGGTTGAGAAATCTAGACAGAAGCCCCAAGAGAGGATGAACGTTCTGTCGAAA GCTCTGAAAGTGAGCAACTACGACACTGAACCTCTCCTGCGTTCATGTGGCATTTCTATCAGCTCCAACTTCACTCAGGTGGAGGGTCGTGTTCTTTTAGCTCCTAAG CTGAAAATGGGACGTGGTGATGAACTGTTTCCGCGCAATGGTCGCTGGAATTTCAACAACAAG CAATTTGTTGAGCCAACCGAGATTGACAAATGGGCAGTTGCAAATGTGCGTCAACTGGTTGATGATCTAATCCGAATTGGAGGATCCAAAGGAATT GAAATTGCTGCCCCATTTGATGTGTTTGAGGAGGGTCATCAGTTTCCCTTTTATCCTCCTCTGATTCGTGTAGAGAAGATGTTTGAAGAGATCCAGTCTAAGCTCCCTGGTGCTCCTCAGTTCCTTCTCTGTCTCATCCCCGAAAGGAAGAACTGCAACATTTACTATTCCATGTTGAGTGTGGAGCGTACTCCAGCCTTTACAACAGTGATTTCAAAGGTTCAAACCATCATCCTTGGGATGGATGTTTCACATGGATCTCCTGGACAGTCTGATGTCCCCTCCATTGCTGCG GTGGTGAGCTCAAGGCAGTGGCCTCTAGTCTCGAAATACAGAGCATCTGTTCGCACACAGCCTTCAAAAGCTGAGATGATTGAGTCACTTGTCAAGAAAAATGGAACTGAAGATGATGGGATTATCAAGTTCCATTTTCTTGATGAGATTCATTTCTCACCTGATGAGCTTCAAGAGCTCGTACACTCGCTCTCTTACGT GTATCAAAGAAGCATAACCGCCATCTCTGTTG TTGCACCGATCTGCTATGCACACTTGGCAGCTGCTCAGCTAGGAACGTTCATGAAGTTTGAAGATCAGTCTGAGACGTCCTCGAGCCATGGTGGCGTGACAGCTCCAGGACCGGTCTCTGTTGCGCAGCTCCCTAAACTCAAAAGACAACGTCGCCAACTCCATGTTCTTCTGTGTGTAGAAGAAGCATCTCTCTAA
- the LOC106426318 gene encoding protein argonaute 4-like isoform X1, translating into MLLCGSTSDHWLFQDSLGKRRGEAGYVKIKKKRETITEFAEMRFLYEEEQPDGQGKRKRQHSGRGGGRGGGRGGGRRAKHCTLIPLQRYTKALNTFQRSALVEKSRQKPQERMNVLSKALKVSNYDTEPLLRSCGISISSNFTQVEGRVLLAPKLKMGRGDELFPRNGRWNFNNKQFVEPTEIDKWAVANVRQLVDDLIRIGGSKGIEIAAPFDVFEEGHQFPFYPPLIRVEKMFEEIQSKLPGAPQFLLCLIPERKNCNIYYSMLSVERTPAFTTVISKVQTIILGMDVSHGSPGQSDVPSIAAVVSSRQWPLVSKYRASVRTQPSKAEMIESLVKKNGTEDDGIIKFHFLDEIHFSPDELQELVHSLSYVYQRSITAISVVAPICYAHLAAAQLGTFMKFEDQSETSSSHGGVTAPGPVSVAQLPKLKRQRRQLHVLLCVEEASL; encoded by the exons ATGCTTCTTTGTGGGTCAACATCTGATCACTGGTTATTTCAGGATTCCCTGGGTAAACGTAGAGGAGAAGCTGGTTAcgtaaaaatcaagaaaaaaaggGAAACTATCACCGAATTTGCCGAGATGAGGTTCTTGTACGAGGAAGAACAACCGGATGGGCAGGGAAAGAGAAAGAGGCAGCATTCCGGACGTGGTGGTGGGCGCGGTGGTGGGCGCGGTGGTGGGCGGCGCGCAAAG CACTGCACCTTGATTCCCCTTCAGAGGTACACAAAGGCGCTGAACACTTTCCAGAGATCTGCCCTGGTTGAGAAATCTAGACAGAAGCCCCAAGAGAGGATGAACGTTCTGTCGAAA GCTCTGAAAGTGAGCAACTACGACACTGAACCTCTCCTGCGTTCATGTGGCATTTCTATCAGCTCCAACTTCACTCAGGTGGAGGGTCGTGTTCTTTTAGCTCCTAAG CTGAAAATGGGACGTGGTGATGAACTGTTTCCGCGCAATGGTCGCTGGAATTTCAACAACAAG CAATTTGTTGAGCCAACCGAGATTGACAAATGGGCAGTTGCAAATGTGCGTCAACTGGTTGATGATCTAATCCGAATTGGAGGATCCAAAGGAATT GAAATTGCTGCCCCATTTGATGTGTTTGAGGAGGGTCATCAGTTTCCCTTTTATCCTCCTCTGATTCGTGTAGAGAAGATGTTTGAAGAGATCCAGTCTAAGCTCCCTGGTGCTCCTCAGTTCCTTCTCTGTCTCATCCCCGAAAGGAAGAACTGCAACATTTACTATTCCATGTTGAGTGTGGAGCGTACTCCAGCCTTTACAACAGTGATTTCAAAGGTTCAAACCATCATCCTTGGGATGGATGTTTCACATGGATCTCCTGGACAGTCTGATGTCCCCTCCATTGCTGCG GTGGTGAGCTCAAGGCAGTGGCCTCTAGTCTCGAAATACAGAGCATCTGTTCGCACACAGCCTTCAAAAGCTGAGATGATTGAGTCACTTGTCAAGAAAAATGGAACTGAAGATGATGGGATTATCAAGTTCCATTTTCTTGATGAGATTCATTTCTCACCTGATGAGCTTCAAGAGCTCGTACACTCGCTCTCTTACGT GTATCAAAGAAGCATAACCGCCATCTCTGTTG TTGCACCGATCTGCTATGCACACTTGGCAGCTGCTCAGCTAGGAACGTTCATGAAGTTTGAAGATCAGTCTGAGACGTCCTCGAGCCATGGTGGCGTGACAGCTCCAGGACCGGTCTCTGTTGCGCAGCTCCCTAAACTCAAAAGACAACGTCGCCAACTCCATGTTCTTCTGTGTGTAGAAGAAGCATCTCTCTAA